Proteins from a genomic interval of Stenotrophomonas maltophilia:
- a CDS encoding peptidylprolyl isomerase, protein MGSLPKFLPITVIDSAAPVPAEAHSHHHDAPAQGPRSLGQPAPCRLFVDETAISEADIAREMQHHRAMRPEQSRAEAARALVVRELLRLEAQRLGLQAPDGNRVSDEEVLIQQLLEDAIEDRVPTDEDCRRYFEQNPERFRSPDRVRLRHILLAAPADDVAGRFAARTEGERLVGLLKESPHLFADFALRHSRCPSSSEGGDLGWLQRGQTTPEFDRQVFRLREGLAGFPVESRWGYHVVCVDAREEGQPQPFEAVLPQLRDYLELQVRQREVQAYPLQLQERYPVRGLDEIEAEADIG, encoded by the coding sequence ATGGGCAGCCTGCCGAAATTCCTGCCGATCACCGTGATCGACTCCGCCGCACCGGTTCCCGCCGAGGCGCATTCGCATCACCATGACGCGCCAGCGCAGGGGCCACGCTCGCTCGGGCAGCCGGCACCGTGCCGGCTGTTCGTGGACGAGACCGCGATCAGCGAGGCTGACATCGCCCGCGAGATGCAGCACCACCGGGCGATGCGCCCGGAACAGTCACGGGCCGAGGCGGCGCGTGCACTGGTGGTGCGCGAGCTGCTGCGGCTGGAAGCGCAGCGGTTGGGTCTGCAGGCGCCGGACGGCAACCGGGTAAGCGACGAGGAAGTGCTGATCCAGCAACTGCTGGAAGACGCGATCGAAGACCGCGTGCCGACCGATGAAGACTGCCGCCGCTACTTCGAGCAGAACCCGGAGCGCTTCCGCTCTCCCGACCGCGTGCGTCTGCGCCATATCCTGCTGGCCGCGCCGGCCGACGACGTGGCCGGGCGCTTCGCCGCACGTACCGAGGGTGAGCGGCTGGTCGGGCTGCTGAAGGAGTCGCCGCACCTGTTCGCCGATTTCGCCCTGCGCCATTCACGCTGCCCATCCAGCAGCGAAGGCGGTGACCTGGGCTGGCTGCAGCGTGGGCAGACCACGCCGGAGTTCGACCGACAGGTGTTCCGCCTGCGCGAGGGCCTGGCCGGCTTCCCGGTGGAATCGCGCTGGGGCTACCACGTGGTCTGCGTCGATGCCCGCGAGGAAGGCCAGCCGCAGCCGTTCGAGGCCGTGTTGCCGCAGCTGCGTGACTACCTGGAATTGCAGGTGCGGCAGCGCGAGGTGCAGGCCTACCCGCTGCAGCTGCAGGAGCGCTACCCGGTGCGCGGGCTGGATGAGATCGAAGCCGAAGCGGATATCGGCTGA
- a CDS encoding coproporphyrinogen III oxidase — MSFHVDESEDTALQAALLRQPRHVLFPPADQFSTGFGESGWRGAVRASNEHLIPRGLTLGFQVGRGGRDAPAQAYLDTLLLALRLQAGALAEDREVVAMVLQLGLAETLPPPQLGQLLDAVPQHLRTVARPQVEVRLDAGSALSPAQLRAVGCTRLNVIDRADAPGPTLLAQARQVGFTARYYQLRVPGSEDTGFIERLHEVLAEAPERILLPAPCALPEHPSAARWLQSWRLLRAAGYEPIGGDHYQRGDLPNPHGPGDGQRHCDLAGAPRRDRSDFIGLGLSACSQIGEVFYRLEDELGEWRARLQAGHMGVSAGLILSEDERLAAEVAQSIACDHALDAAAFEWRNDEPFEECFAEQLPALAPLLARGWAHWDGRVLRLAEEGRLLWRMMAACFRPAAAIA; from the coding sequence ATGAGCTTCCACGTTGACGAGAGCGAGGACACTGCGCTGCAGGCGGCATTGCTGCGGCAGCCCCGGCACGTGCTATTTCCGCCGGCTGACCAGTTCAGTACCGGCTTTGGCGAAAGCGGGTGGCGCGGCGCCGTGCGCGCCAGCAACGAGCACCTGATCCCGCGTGGCTTGACGCTCGGCTTCCAGGTTGGTCGTGGTGGACGCGATGCGCCAGCGCAGGCGTATCTGGACACCCTGCTGCTGGCCCTGCGCCTGCAGGCCGGCGCGCTGGCTGAAGATCGCGAGGTAGTGGCGATGGTACTGCAGCTGGGGCTGGCCGAGACGCTGCCGCCGCCGCAGCTGGGCCAGCTGCTGGATGCGGTGCCGCAGCACCTGCGCACGGTGGCGCGGCCACAGGTGGAGGTGCGTCTGGACGCGGGTAGTGCGCTGTCACCGGCGCAGCTGCGTGCGGTGGGCTGCACCCGTTTGAACGTGATCGATCGCGCCGATGCACCCGGGCCGACCCTGCTGGCGCAGGCGCGACAGGTCGGCTTTACCGCGCGCTACTACCAGTTGCGGGTGCCCGGCAGCGAGGACACCGGCTTCATCGAACGACTGCATGAGGTGCTGGCCGAAGCGCCCGAGCGCATCCTGTTGCCGGCGCCGTGCGCACTGCCGGAACATCCTTCGGCCGCACGATGGCTGCAGAGCTGGCGCCTGCTGCGCGCAGCGGGTTACGAGCCGATCGGTGGCGATCACTATCAGCGCGGCGACCTGCCCAACCCGCATGGCCCGGGCGATGGCCAGCGTCATTGTGACCTGGCCGGCGCGCCACGCCGCGACCGCAGCGATTTCATCGGGCTTGGCCTGTCCGCCTGCAGCCAGATCGGCGAGGTGTTCTACCGCCTGGAGGACGAACTGGGCGAATGGCGTGCGCGGCTGCAGGCTGGGCACATGGGCGTGTCTGCCGGATTGATCCTGTCCGAAGACGAGCGACTGGCGGCCGAGGTGGCGCAGAGCATCGCCTGCGATCACGCGCTCGATGCGGCTGCCTTCGAATGGCGCAACGATGAACCGTTCGAAGAATGCTTCGCCGAGCAGCTGCCGGCATTGGCACCGTTGCTGGCGCGCGGCTGGGCACACTGGGATGGGCGCGTACTGCGGCTGGCCGAAGAAGGGCGGCTGCTGTGGCGTATGATGGCCGCATGCTTCCGGCCGGCGGCCGCCATCGCTTGA
- a CDS encoding class I SAM-dependent methyltransferase: MSTPLPTPIDHSARYRQHLQACGFQAKPASAWDARAAQSSWKRRHDDYSEAFLARLDLSGVATVLDVGCGPGLLSLPIATQVGHVHALDYSTGMLDGLRAAIARDGASNVTPWALSWTDDWHDVPRCDLAIASRSLMVADLEAALRRLDAHARQRACITFATGPRAGVPELAELLGRDWVPMPDHRYPINMLLDMGREPQLDYLPESVRDVAQDADGLVRQAVELFGALDADEEARVRAWHARSPQHRFGMAPTRRWAFIQWATNG, translated from the coding sequence ATGAGTACACCGCTACCGACCCCGATCGACCACAGCGCACGCTATCGCCAACACCTGCAGGCCTGTGGCTTCCAGGCCAAGCCGGCCAGTGCCTGGGACGCGCGTGCCGCACAGTCCAGCTGGAAGCGCCGTCACGACGACTACAGCGAGGCGTTCCTCGCCCGGCTTGATCTTTCCGGCGTGGCCACCGTGCTCGACGTGGGCTGCGGCCCCGGGCTGCTGAGCCTGCCGATCGCCACGCAGGTCGGTCATGTGCATGCGCTCGACTACAGCACCGGCATGCTCGACGGCCTGCGTGCCGCCATCGCCCGCGACGGCGCTTCCAACGTCACGCCGTGGGCGCTGTCGTGGACCGACGACTGGCACGACGTGCCGCGCTGTGATCTGGCCATTGCCTCGCGCTCGCTGATGGTGGCGGATCTGGAGGCCGCGCTGCGCAGGCTGGATGCGCACGCCCGCCAGCGTGCCTGCATCACCTTCGCCACCGGTCCTCGGGCCGGCGTGCCGGAGTTGGCCGAGCTGCTTGGCCGTGATTGGGTGCCGATGCCCGACCACCGCTACCCGATCAACATGCTGCTGGACATGGGACGCGAGCCGCAGCTGGACTACCTGCCCGAGTCGGTGCGCGACGTCGCGCAGGATGCCGACGGCCTGGTGCGCCAGGCGGTGGAGCTGTTCGGTGCGTTGGATGCGGATGAGGAAGCACGCGTACGTGCATGGCATGCGCGCTCGCCACAGCATCGTTTCGGCATGGCGCCGACGCGGCGCTGGGCGTTCATCCAGTGGGCGACGAACGGCTGA
- the modB gene encoding molybdate ABC transporter permease subunit: protein MDLDWSALWLSLKVAGWATAINLVLGVALGALLARRRFPGRELLDSLLTLPMVLPPTVLGYYLLVLIGRNGPIGAWLQSWFGINLVFTWQAAVIAAAVASLPLVFKPARAAFEEVDGQLEQAARTLGVSEAAVFFRITLPLAWRGILAGLLLAFARAMGEFGATLMVAGSIPGRTQTLSIAIYEAVQAGQDGKANALVILTSVVCIVILLLAARLVGGRRRELRDVA from the coding sequence ATGGATCTCGACTGGAGCGCACTGTGGTTGTCGCTGAAGGTGGCCGGCTGGGCCACCGCGATCAATCTGGTGCTGGGCGTGGCACTGGGCGCGCTGCTGGCGCGGCGGCGCTTTCCCGGCCGTGAGTTGCTGGATTCGCTGCTGACCCTGCCGATGGTGCTGCCACCGACGGTGCTGGGCTATTACCTGCTGGTGCTGATCGGTCGCAACGGCCCGATCGGCGCGTGGCTGCAGTCGTGGTTCGGCATCAACCTGGTGTTCACCTGGCAGGCGGCGGTGATCGCCGCGGCGGTGGCTTCGCTGCCGCTCGTGTTCAAGCCGGCACGCGCGGCGTTCGAGGAAGTGGATGGTCAGCTGGAGCAGGCCGCGCGTACGCTTGGAGTGTCCGAAGCAGCGGTGTTCTTCCGCATCACGTTGCCGCTGGCCTGGCGCGGCATCCTCGCCGGCCTGCTGCTGGCGTTCGCACGCGCGATGGGCGAGTTCGGCGCGACGTTGATGGTGGCGGGCAGCATTCCGGGCCGAACGCAGACGTTGTCGATCGCCATCTACGAGGCGGTGCAGGCCGGCCAGGACGGCAAGGCCAATGCGCTGGTGATCCTGACCTCGGTGGTCTGCATCGTGATTCTGTTGCTGGCTGCACGGCTGGTGGGCGGACGTCGCCGGGAGCTGCGTGATGTGGCTTGA
- a CDS encoding ABC transporter ATP-binding protein: MSTATLLLEARSLAIGHAGVALGAPFALSVQPGEVLCLLGPNGCGKTTLFRTLLGLLPAVHGEVDLQGSPLRAHDRAARARRMGYVPQAAPLPFPWRVREVVAMGRAAHLGLLAAPGRADEAIADDCLRELGLQALADRTVTTLSGGERQLVLIARALAQQAQLLIMDEPTASLDFGNQLRILDTVRRLADRGIGVLLSTHQPQHALQVADRIALMSAGSLQALGPAREVATPERLATLYGVDAARVAAALPASGTST, translated from the coding sequence ATGAGCACCGCCACACTGCTGCTGGAAGCACGCAGCCTGGCCATCGGCCATGCCGGCGTGGCACTGGGCGCGCCGTTTGCGCTGTCGGTACAGCCTGGCGAGGTGCTGTGCCTGCTTGGCCCGAACGGCTGTGGCAAGACGACTCTGTTCCGTACACTGCTAGGCCTGCTGCCTGCGGTGCACGGCGAGGTGGACCTGCAGGGCTCGCCGCTACGCGCGCATGATCGTGCCGCCCGCGCCCGCCGTATGGGCTATGTGCCACAGGCCGCGCCGTTGCCCTTCCCCTGGCGCGTGCGCGAGGTGGTCGCCATGGGCCGCGCCGCGCACCTGGGCCTGCTGGCGGCACCGGGTCGCGCTGATGAAGCCATCGCCGATGACTGCCTGCGCGAACTGGGCCTGCAGGCGCTGGCCGACCGCACCGTCACCACGCTCAGCGGTGGTGAGCGCCAACTGGTGCTGATCGCACGCGCACTGGCGCAGCAGGCGCAGTTGCTGATCATGGACGAACCCACCGCCAGCCTCGACTTCGGCAACCAGCTGCGCATCCTCGATACCGTGCGCCGCCTGGCCGATCGTGGCATCGGTGTGCTGCTGTCCACCCATCAACCGCAGCACGCGCTGCAGGTGGCCGACCGCATTGCGTTGATGTCCGCCGGCAGCCTGCAGGCGCTCGGCCCTGCCCGCGAGGTCGCAACGCCCGAACGCCTCGCCACCCTGTATGGCGTCGATGCCGCACGCGTCGCCGCCGCCCTGCCCGCTTCCGGAACTTCTACATGA
- a CDS encoding sulfate/molybdate ABC transporter ATP-binding protein, with the protein MWLDLQVQRRLQAAGQDFVLDVSLQCTQRQVVLFGPSGAGKSLTLKAVAGLLRPGQGHVRLQGQTLFDAATGVDLPPQCRRLGYVFQDYALFPHLSVRQNVAFGLEKGWLNPRIGQRFDAVEQWLHAFRIDTVGDLLPSQVSGGQRQRTALARALVTQPQALLLDEPFSALDHDLRQHLRQELETVLDKTGIPLLLISHDPQDVAVFGQQVARVVDGRIVGN; encoded by the coding sequence ATGTGGCTTGACCTGCAGGTGCAGCGTCGCCTGCAGGCGGCCGGCCAGGATTTCGTGTTGGACGTATCGCTGCAGTGCACGCAGCGCCAGGTGGTGCTGTTCGGGCCCTCGGGCGCGGGCAAGAGCCTGACCTTGAAGGCGGTGGCCGGCCTGCTGCGGCCGGGCCAGGGCCATGTGCGCCTGCAGGGACAGACCCTGTTCGATGCGGCCACCGGTGTGGATCTGCCGCCGCAGTGCCGCCGGTTGGGCTACGTGTTCCAGGATTACGCGCTGTTTCCGCACCTGAGCGTGCGCCAGAACGTGGCGTTCGGTCTGGAGAAGGGGTGGTTGAATCCGCGGATCGGTCAGCGCTTCGATGCGGTGGAGCAGTGGTTGCACGCATTCCGCATCGACACGGTGGGCGATCTGCTGCCTTCCCAGGTGTCCGGTGGCCAGCGCCAGCGCACTGCACTGGCGCGCGCCCTGGTGACGCAACCGCAGGCTCTGCTGTTGGATGAGCCGTTCTCTGCGCTGGACCATGATCTTCGCCAGCACCTGCGCCAGGAGCTGGAGACGGTGCTGGACAAGACCGGTATCCCGCTGTTGTTGATCAGCCACGATCCGCAGGATGTGGCCGTGTTTGGGCAGCAGGTGGCGCGTGTAGTGGATGGTCGCATCGTTGGCAATTGA
- the narI gene encoding respiratory nitrate reductase subunit gamma, which yields MSYSLHQFAFQYYPYIAVAVLLIGSWARYDKAMYTWRTGSSQMLSDKGMRIGSNCFHIGILAILGGHLVGLLTPHAVYEHFITSSQKQMLAMVVGGVFGALCFIGISILLVRRLFNARVRATGSFGDTLVLVLLFAQLCLGLYSIRVSSGHLDGGVMVQLAEWAQHIVTFRAGAADYIEGVSWVYKMHIFLGLTLFLIAPFTRLVHVWSIPISYLWRPYQVVRRRQATLRYGPRE from the coding sequence ATGAGTTACTCCCTGCATCAATTCGCCTTCCAGTACTACCCGTACATCGCCGTGGCGGTGCTGCTGATCGGCAGCTGGGCCCGCTATGACAAGGCCATGTACACCTGGCGCACCGGCTCCAGCCAGATGCTGTCGGACAAGGGCATGCGGATCGGCAGCAACTGTTTCCACATCGGCATCCTGGCCATCCTCGGTGGCCACCTGGTCGGCCTGCTGACTCCGCACGCGGTGTACGAGCACTTCATCACCTCGTCGCAGAAGCAGATGCTGGCGATGGTGGTCGGCGGTGTGTTCGGCGCACTGTGCTTCATCGGCATCAGCATCCTGCTGGTACGTCGCCTGTTCAACGCGCGCGTGCGGGCTACCGGCAGCTTCGGTGACACCCTGGTGCTGGTGCTGCTGTTCGCCCAGCTGTGCCTGGGCCTGTACAGCATCCGCGTCTCGTCCGGCCACCTGGACGGCGGGGTGATGGTGCAGCTGGCCGAGTGGGCGCAGCACATCGTGACCTTCCGCGCCGGTGCCGCTGACTACATCGAGGGCGTCAGCTGGGTCTACAAGATGCATATCTTCCTGGGCCTGACCCTGTTCCTGATCGCGCCGTTCACCCGCCTGGTGCACGTGTGGAGCATTCCGATCAGCTACCTGTGGCGGCCCTACCAGGTGGTGCGCCGCCGCCAGGCCACGCTGCGCTACGGTCCGCGGGAGTAA
- a CDS encoding helix-turn-helix domain-containing protein: MSSNPPSHGRLGQATPNPAAADDGDALHFCSTCAFSDACMSQGYDKTALGDLHVLVDHVGPFHAGDYIFRAGESFDSIAAVRAGMVKTFVDDSQGNEQVLGFSLPGEVIGLNAIHGSRFPCNAVALDTVHLCRISFPKLSSLATRMPGLQAKLFSLLSAEIGKVATLAANHRTEERMAAFLLDMSERYARRGFSATRFNLTMARTEIANYLRMAPETASRVLRRLSDDGIIAVKQREILLLQPERLAALAVADESDPN; the protein is encoded by the coding sequence ATGTCTTCGAATCCGCCTTCGCACGGCCGCCTCGGCCAGGCCACACCGAACCCCGCCGCCGCCGATGACGGCGATGCGCTGCACTTCTGCAGCACCTGCGCGTTTTCCGACGCGTGCATGTCGCAGGGCTACGACAAGACCGCACTGGGTGATCTGCACGTGCTGGTCGACCATGTCGGTCCGTTCCATGCAGGTGACTACATCTTCCGCGCCGGCGAATCGTTCGATTCGATTGCTGCGGTGCGCGCGGGCATGGTCAAGACCTTCGTCGATGACAGCCAGGGCAACGAGCAGGTGCTGGGCTTCAGCCTGCCGGGCGAAGTGATCGGCCTGAATGCGATCCACGGTTCGCGCTTCCCCTGCAATGCGGTGGCGCTGGATACGGTGCACCTGTGCCGCATCTCGTTCCCCAAGCTGAGCTCGCTGGCCACGCGCATGCCGGGTCTGCAGGCCAAGCTGTTCAGCCTGCTCAGTGCGGAGATCGGCAAGGTCGCTACCCTGGCCGCCAACCACCGTACTGAAGAGCGCATGGCCGCGTTCCTGCTGGACATGTCCGAGCGTTACGCGCGGCGTGGTTTTTCCGCCACGCGCTTCAACCTGACGATGGCGCGTACCGAGATCGCCAATTACCTGCGGATGGCGCCGGAAACCGCCAGCCGCGTGCTGCGTCGCCTGAGCGATGATGGAATCATCGCGGTGAAGCAGCGTGAGATCCTGCTGCTGCAGCCCGAGCGCCTGGCGGCGCTGGCGGTGGCCGACGAATCCGATCCGAACTGA
- a CDS encoding MFS transporter, which produces MNQALAPASAGQQQRALWLSTFAFTVCFAVWMIFSIIGIQISQQLGLNDTQFGLLIATPVLTGSVSRVFLGIWSDQFGGRKVMVLVMLCGAVATWMLTYAQTYTQFLIAALCVGIAGGNFSVGVAYVSKWFPASKQGTALGIFGAGNIGSAVTKLLAPLVMVAAGWTMVAKVWAVALAVTAVLFFLFSKEDPSLEQRRREGVKPVPFAEQMAPLKNLQVWRFSLYYFFVFGGFVALALWLPHYLVGAYGMDVGHAGMLAACYSIPASLFRVVGGWMSDRMGARRVMYWTFGVSAICTFLLAYPDTEYVVKGIHGPIHFHLAIGVVMFTVLVFVLGFFMSLGKAAVYKHIPVYYPKHVGAVGGVVGMIGGLGGFILPIVFGALNDAVGIWSSCFMLLFVLVAAALAWMHFAIRRMERRHFPQIDRETDLPEAIDAAAAERVRGG; this is translated from the coding sequence ATGAACCAGGCTCTTGCCCCCGCCAGCGCCGGGCAGCAGCAACGTGCGCTGTGGCTGAGCACGTTCGCCTTCACCGTGTGCTTTGCGGTGTGGATGATCTTTTCGATCATCGGCATCCAGATCAGTCAACAGCTCGGCTTGAATGACACCCAGTTCGGCCTGTTGATCGCCACGCCGGTGCTGACCGGTTCGGTCAGCCGCGTCTTCCTCGGCATCTGGTCCGACCAGTTCGGTGGCCGCAAGGTGATGGTGCTGGTGATGCTGTGTGGCGCAGTGGCCACCTGGATGCTGACCTATGCGCAGACCTACACCCAGTTCCTGATTGCCGCGCTGTGCGTGGGCATCGCCGGCGGCAACTTCTCGGTGGGCGTGGCCTACGTGTCGAAGTGGTTCCCGGCCAGCAAGCAGGGCACCGCACTGGGCATCTTCGGTGCCGGCAACATCGGCTCGGCGGTGACCAAGCTGCTGGCGCCGCTGGTGATGGTGGCGGCCGGCTGGACCATGGTTGCCAAGGTCTGGGCCGTTGCGCTGGCGGTTACTGCGGTGCTGTTCTTCCTCTTCAGCAAGGAAGATCCGTCGCTGGAGCAGCGCCGCCGCGAAGGCGTGAAGCCGGTGCCGTTTGCCGAGCAGATGGCACCGCTGAAGAACCTGCAGGTCTGGCGGTTCTCGCTGTACTACTTCTTCGTGTTTGGCGGCTTCGTGGCGCTGGCGTTGTGGCTGCCGCACTACCTGGTGGGCGCCTATGGCATGGACGTGGGCCACGCCGGCATGCTGGCGGCGTGCTATTCGATTCCGGCCAGCCTGTTCCGGGTGGTGGGTGGCTGGATGTCGGACCGGATGGGCGCGCGCCGGGTGATGTACTGGACCTTCGGCGTGTCGGCCATCTGCACCTTCCTGCTGGCCTACCCGGATACCGAGTATGTGGTGAAGGGTATCCATGGCCCGATCCACTTCCATCTGGCCATCGGCGTGGTGATGTTCACCGTGCTGGTGTTCGTGCTTGGCTTCTTCATGTCGCTGGGCAAGGCCGCGGTCTACAAGCACATTCCGGTGTACTACCCGAAGCACGTGGGTGCCGTGGGCGGCGTGGTCGGCATGATCGGTGGCCTGGGTGGCTTCATCCTGCCGATCGTGTTCGGCGCGTTGAACGATGCAGTGGGCATCTGGAGCAGCTGCTTCATGCTGCTGTTCGTGCTGGTGGCGGCTGCGCTGGCATGGATGCACTTCGCGATCCGTCGCATGGAACGCCGCCACTTCCCGCAGATCGACCGCGAAACCGATCTGCCCGAAGCCATCGATGCGGCTGCCGCCGAGCGGGTGCGTGGCGGGTGA
- the narJ gene encoding nitrate reductase molybdenum cofactor assembly chaperone: MSVLKLVGVLLDYPREELWEHGEELLAACDDPALNAARRQQLRSFVQQLLATDALDAQAAWLASFDRGRSMSLLLFEHIHGESRDRGQAMVDLVETYRRNGFELDARELPDYLPLLLEFLAHRPGSEAREWLHHIGHIAGMLAARAAERKLPHRVLFEILVEAGDGKADLHALRQRASEEVRDDTAEAMDRLWEEEAVRFGAEAPAEDCKPPVRTPARPSHREVQP, from the coding sequence ATGAGCGTGCTCAAGCTGGTCGGGGTGTTGCTGGACTACCCCCGCGAAGAACTGTGGGAGCACGGCGAGGAACTGCTCGCCGCCTGTGACGACCCGGCGCTGAACGCCGCCCGCCGCCAGCAGCTGCGCAGTTTCGTGCAGCAGCTGCTGGCCACCGACGCGCTGGACGCACAGGCCGCATGGCTGGCCAGTTTCGACCGCGGCCGCTCGATGAGCCTGCTGCTGTTCGAGCACATCCATGGCGAGTCGCGCGACCGTGGCCAGGCCATGGTCGATCTGGTCGAAACCTACCGCCGCAACGGCTTCGAGCTGGATGCACGCGAGCTGCCGGACTACCTGCCGCTGCTGCTGGAGTTCCTGGCCCATCGCCCCGGCAGCGAGGCCCGCGAGTGGCTGCACCACATCGGCCACATCGCCGGGATGCTGGCGGCACGTGCGGCCGAGCGTAAGCTGCCGCACCGGGTGCTGTTCGAGATTCTGGTCGAAGCCGGTGACGGCAAGGCCGATCTGCATGCGCTGCGCCAGCGTGCCAGCGAAGAAGTCCGCGACGATACCGCCGAGGCCATGGACCGCTTGTGGGAGGAGGAGGCGGTGCGCTTCGGCGCCGAAGCTCCCGCCGAAGACTGCAAGCCGCCCGTGCGTACGCCGGCCCGTCCTTCGCATCGAGAGGTCCAGCCATGA
- the modA gene encoding molybdate ABC transporter substrate-binding protein, whose amino-acid sequence MKRAGLLLLGLLATVPAWAADLTVSAASSLTESFRELGAAYEKAHPGTKVDFNFAASGVLLQQISRGAPVDVFASADEATMDQAQQQDLLAAGTREVFAVNALWVVVPPQAKAAPRTLKDLAGAGVQRIALGNPDSVPVGRYAKGALEAAGLWPSVQGKTITTQNVRQSLDYVARGEVDAGFVYATDAQAMPDRVRRAFAVPVAGRIAYPLAVTKASAQPGEAKRFTAFVRSAQGQAILAKHGFGNP is encoded by the coding sequence ATGAAGCGAGCTGGACTGTTGTTGCTGGGACTGCTGGCCACGGTGCCGGCGTGGGCGGCCGACCTGACGGTGTCGGCGGCATCGAGCCTGACCGAGAGCTTCCGCGAACTGGGCGCCGCCTATGAGAAGGCGCACCCGGGGACCAAGGTCGACTTCAACTTCGCCGCGTCCGGCGTACTGCTGCAGCAGATCAGCCGCGGCGCGCCGGTGGATGTGTTCGCGTCGGCCGACGAAGCCACGATGGACCAGGCCCAGCAGCAGGACCTGCTGGCGGCCGGTACCCGCGAGGTGTTCGCAGTGAATGCGCTGTGGGTGGTGGTGCCGCCGCAGGCCAAGGCTGCGCCACGTACCTTGAAGGACCTGGCCGGTGCAGGCGTGCAACGCATCGCACTGGGCAACCCGGACAGCGTGCCGGTCGGCCGCTATGCCAAGGGCGCGCTGGAAGCAGCGGGCCTGTGGCCGTCGGTGCAGGGCAAGACCATCACCACCCAGAACGTGCGCCAGTCGCTGGATTACGTGGCGCGCGGCGAAGTGGACGCCGGCTTCGTCTATGCCACCGATGCACAGGCGATGCCCGACCGGGTGCGCCGTGCCTTCGCGGTGCCGGTGGCGGGGCGCATTGCGTATCCGCTGGCGGTGACCAAGGCCAGCGCGCAGCCCGGCGAAGCAAAGCGATTCACCGCCTTCGTGCGTTCGGCACAGGGCCAGGCGATCCTGGCCAAGCACGGGTTCGGCAATCCCTGA